TAGGGGAGTTATGCAACGGCTTAAAATCTAACTCAAAAACTGCACCACCATATGAAGGTTTTACATAGATATTAAAATTTTTGGATGACATAATTATTTCATCATAACTATCCTTATCAAAATCAACAATTTCCACTTCTGACTTCTGACTTCTGACTTCTGACTTCTGTTCTGCTTCTATCAGGTTTTTGTAGACGGCGTAACGCAGATGTGGAAGATATAATCCACCGAAAATACCATGCCAGTATGCGCAGTTACACTGTGCTTTATACAGATGATTGAGCGGTTGAGCGGTTGAGCGGTTAAGCGAACTGCTGTTTTTATTACTTACCTGCTTATCCGCTATCCTGCTTATCTGCCGAATCTTTTCACTCACATACAGCATTTTTTTATGCATATTATTTGATTCCGGATATTTTGTTAAAAAGTTACGCCAGATACCGCCTTTTAGGAATCGTTTTAAGTTATTATCTGCATTTTTTGCTAACGCTTGAAAATCAACCTGCGATTTCGCTGGTAGCGACCATTCAGACATTTCAAAATAGGATGCGGTTGGCAGATAGATTCTATCTGCTGCTGGGAATTGATTTAGATATTCAGAGAAAGTCGTTGTTGTGAGCCAGTCAGCATTTTGTTCTAACATTGTAAAAAATTTTTCAAGCCATTTTTTTTCATAACAGGTTTTGTAGGTATCAGGCCAGAGCCCGAATTTTTCGCCATCATCTGCCATCACCAGCAGTGTTGAAGGGTCGTCAGTTATCTCATTTTGCAGATACTTTATTGACTCTTCAGGTAATGCGAATGGTGTCAGGTATCTTAATTTCTGATTGATTGGAAAGATTTTGAGTTGAACACCTTGTTCTTCGGTAACAAAATAGCCACGCAACTTTTTTTCGTCAATCCCACTTGCTAAAAAATGTGCATCATCCAGCACAACAAATTCAACACCTGCCTCGTTCAATATCTTTGCAAGTGATGGTTCCCAAACCCGTTCTGCCAGCCACAGTCCTTTGGGTGTAAATGCGAATTTATTTTTTATATAATCTGTAAGTTTTGCTATCTGCCCGAGTTTATCTCTATCAGGAATTACTGGTAGTATTGGTTCGTAGTAGCCACCAGTCAATATTTCTGCCTGTTTGTTTTCAATAAGTTTTTGTAATCGGACAAGAATTTCTGGTTTATGTTCTTCAAGCCAATCAATAAGGCAGCCGGTATAATGAAACACGATTTTTATTGTCGGATGTTTTTCTATAACATCCAGAAACGGCTGATATGCCTGTTTCACCGCATGTTCAAACACATTATCAAAATTCCCAATTGGCTGGTGATTGTGGACACCAAAAATAAAATTTATTTTTTTCATTTTTTGAGAACGCTGATTACCGCTGATTTTATCTGCGGTCATCTGCGTTTCTATCTGTGATCATCTGCGTCTTGCCGGTGGTTCACGACGAGCAAATTTTCTGTAATCAATTTCTGTGAATACACTATCTATTTCTTCAATCTCAGTTAAAAACCCGAGAAATTCTGCAGATTCAGTTCTACCCCCCATCCCTCCCCCTTCTTTCAAGCCAGAGACAAGTCGGCAGAACCGATTATAGTGTTGAAGGAACCGTTCTGCTGCGTATTCTTTTGCCTGTTTTGTAGTAATAAGAAACGGCCAGTCAGACGATTGTAACAGTAGCAACTCGCGTGCTGATTGATTGAGTGCTCGGGTTGTATTTGTTGAAACATCACCGTGTATAAATTTTTGGACTATATCTTCCATTTGAACTTCTGCATCGTGAATATAAGGCCACATCCATTTTGTCTCATCGTTAAACCATACATAATGCCCACCGCCATCACCCCATGAAGATTCCGGCAGTTCAGCAACCAATTTTGGTGGATATTTTTGGAGATATTCTGATGGTGTCATCAACGAGATTGTTGGATTTTTAGATGTCTTAATAAGTACCTGTTTCAGCCATTCTATCCCTTCAAACCACCAGTGCCCGAACAGTTCAGTATCATATGGTGAAATAACCATTCCAAACTCATTAGTAGATTTGTTGTAATCTGCAAGGATTCGTTCAACCACAGTATTAAAATGGTCTGCATTTTCGTTAATTCTGCAAACCGTATTTTGATACTGATAAATTTCTTTTAATCCTAAATCTATTTTTGTAGAGGTTATTTTCCAGTACTGTAACCCGGAATCATAATCCTTTTTATGAAACTCACGATAGTTGCCATCACCTGGATAACCGTATTCACCAGACCATACTAACAGCCCTGTTTCTCTGTTTCGGCCGAATGCGACAACACCTGATTTTGTAAGATACGGGATAGCTGTATTCCGGCCTGTTTTTTTAGTATAGTCAACTGCAGGTGCTTTTATCTCGCCATAAATCCCGCTTCGTTTCCCGCCCCAATACGCTTCACCACCTTCTATCGCATGACTATCCACAATAAAATATTCAATACCGAGTGAAGCGAGCAATTCGTCTATAGATGGTCTGTAATACGACTCGTTTTTTGTGATATGAACAATTTGCCCACCTCGGTAGGCGCATTCTGGTAGCCAGATTCCTTTTGGTTTTCTGCCAAAATGTTTTCGGTATGTATCAATCCCGATTTTTAACTGTGCATATACTGATGAATTTCTTGACAGAAGTGGCAGATAGCCGTGTGTGGCAGCTGATGTTATAATTTCTATATTGCCATCATCCTGCAGTTTCTTAAACGCTGTAATGATATTTCTATTATATTTATTATGAAAATTATCCAGTATTTTTACAAAATTATTTTTATAAAATTCTGATAGTTGCCTGTACTCAGGTTGATGTCTTGCTGAAAATTTGTCAATATCAAACGATGCACGCTGTATTTTAGCAGACATAAATTCTTCAAACCGTTTCAAGAAATATTCATCTGCTAACTGCTCCGCTAACACCGGTGTTATACCGATAACTATCCTGTATGGTATTTTTTGTTCTTTCAGTTCGTATAAAATATCTAAAAGCGGGATATATGTCTCCAGCATCCCTTCTAATAGCCACTCTTCACCAAACGGCCATACACCTGCTTTCTTAACAAAAGGCAAGTGGCTATGTAGCACAAAACAGAAACTTCCAGAACAGGCAATATTTTTGTTCATTTATTTTTTGCCGGATTGTTCTTCTATCAACTTTAATATATCTATCCGGTCGTCCATTGGCAATGCGCGAGCTTCTATTTCAATCCCTTTTTTTTTTATTTCTTCTAAATGCCCGATATCCTGTTCGTCAAGCGAGACCGATTTCAGATACTGCTTTTTACCTTCAGACCAATGAAGTCCGCCAAGATTCACAGATTCTATATCCACATTTTGTTCTGCCATTCTTAATACACTCTGAATATCTGGCACAAGCACAAGTATTCGTTCTTTTGTACTATGTCCATCATTGATAATTTTTACTGAATCATCAATCCCTGTAATTGTCAGTTTTACATCTTCCGGGATTGCAATTGCCATAAGTTGTTTCTGCAGCTCATCTTTAGCAACCTCATCGCTTGCTACAAGTATTCTATCCACACGAATCGTTTTAAGCCAGCCTTCTATCACCTGACCGTGTATGAGTCGGTCATCAATTCTAATAAGGACTATTGACATTGTCCGCTTCGCTTACTACCCAAATTAAAACCGAATGATACCGAATACAACCGAATAATTTGGTATAGTTATTCGGTGTCTCTATTCGGTGCACTTATTCGGGTGTAGTTTAAGAAACTTCTCTTTTACATCCATTATTGATGCCTGTGCATCTTCTATAACTTTGTTTTTGAGTTCAGTCAGGTTCAGCATTTCACGATGTGTGAATACGGATAGCAGCATATACATATTCACACCACTTATGACTGCCAATTTATCCTTTAATTTTTCAACAAATGTCATACATACATTACAAGGTGTCCCGCCAACCATATCAGTCAAGACAAGCCAGCCATCAGCAAGATTTGATGACATAAGTTGTTTCTCAAGTTTTTCTTTAACAACTGCAGGGCTTTCAGCATATGAGATTGATATTGCAGCCACAAGCCGTTGCGTGCCTATTATATTCTGTGCAGATTCAAGCAATTTCTCGCCAAAATCGCCATGCGTGATAATAATTACGCCAACCATAATAGAATCAATTAAAAATGTAAAATGCAAAATGTAAAATTGTGGTAGAAAGCATTTTTAATTTTTAATTTTTAATTTTTAATTGCCTTTACAGATATGCTTTGTAATCTATATTCGGGAATATATTGTTTTTATTCTCAAGCCAGACTAAAAACTGTTCATCAATTTGGTTCTTTTTTATCTGCTCATATAATTTTGTGAAGTTATATATATGGTCTTTTGTTCGTTTAAGCGCATATGGAATCATTGTGCCGGTAGTCATAATAAACGCCCAGTCAGAAGATTGCGCAAGCACAAGTTCTCTTGCTGATTGGTTCAATGCCCGTTTTGTTAAGCCCGTAGCAGCCGGATTCGCTTGAGCAAGTTCAATCATTCTTTCGGCTGCTTTATGCAGATGCCGGTAAATCCAGTCATTTGAGCCATTGAGCCAGACTTCGTTGTAGCCCTTATCACCCCAACTGGACATAGAAGGTTGAATCACTTGATTATCTGGATAGCGTTTCAGGTATTCTGACGGTGTGATTGTTTTTATTGTTTTCTGGTCGTAATAGATTTTCTTGAACAAAAATTCAAGAAACTCCGGACCTTCATACCACCAGTGTCCGAACAGCTCGGCATCATACATAGAAACAACAATCGGTTTCCTTTTGATTATGTCAATCAAATACTCAACCTGTTTTTCGCGGTTAAACATAAAATTGCCCGCATGGGTTGCTGCGGCTTCTTTTGCATCATCATAACTATACGGCTGTTTATTTGAGAGTGGCACATTCCCGGTGATTTTGTAATACTTGATACCGATATTTCGTCTGATACCGTCGGAATGTAGATACGGGCTAATATAATCGTAGTTAAGGTCATAGCCGATATCTCTATAAAACTCGCGATACCGGTAATCGCCTGGATAGCCAATTTCAGCAGACCAGACCTGATGTGCTGATTCCATATCTCGTGCAAATGCGGCAACACCTGACGGGCAGTAAACCGGTGCAAACACACCGCAGCGTGGTCTCGGTGTGCCAAACAGTACACCGTGTGTTTCTACAAAAAAATAGCGGATACCGTTTTCTTTTAAGATTTTATCATCACCAGGATAGTAGGCGCATTCTGCAAGCCATATCCCATTCGGTTTCTTTTTGAACTTTTCTGTATAGTCGCTGACTGCGATTTTTATCTGTGCGCTTTTAGATTTCCAACCACTGTCATCGCCCATCAGTGGTAAGAAGCCGTGAGTAGCACAGCAGGTGATGATTTCCAGTTTGCCAGCATCTTGTATTTTCTTGAAACCTGAAAGCAGATTTTTTTTATATCTGCTGAAAACTTCACGACATTTTTTAAATTTTCGGTTATACATCAATGCCGTGTTGTAAAATATCCGATGGTGGTTCCGGCATCTTGATAATTCGCGTTCTGAAAGTTCAACAAGTTTATCCAAATGTTTAAGGTATCTGTTCTGTAAAAGTTCGTCTGCAAACATCCCGCATAATGTAGGTGTTAATGACATTGTGATTCGGAAATCAACACCATCTAAAATCAGCCGTTCAAACATATCCAAAAGCGGAATATATGTTTCTGTGAGCGCCTCAAACAGCCAGTCCTCTTCTAAAAAATCGTCATATTCCGGATGCCGAATATACGGCAGGTGTGCATGTAACACCAAACAAAGATACCCTTTTTCCATAAACATTGATTACCGCTGATTCTTAAACGCTGATTACCGCTGATAACATCTGCGGTCATCTGCGTTTTCTATCTGCGTTCCTTATTTTGTCTTTCGGTCTGCGGTGATTGTAATTTTTTTCGTATCTATTTTATCAGCAGAAACCGCTTTTATTACAAACTCTTTTTTACCATCAGGAAAATCAACCCGTATAGAAAATGTTCCATCTGGATTGAGTTTTATCGGCTTGTTATTCACGGATATATTCGCAGTTGGCTCTGTCGCACCGTAAACAATCAACTCGGCATCTGCAAGAAGCCAAAATTTTCGTAAACCAACCTGTGGAATTTTGAAACCACGTGATGAGATACCTGAAAACGCACCGGATGAAACCATCCCTAAAAATTCCCAGCGTTTTGCTAAAAACTTCGCCATCTCTAACGAGCCGATACCTATTCTATCAACACCTGAAAGTTTTAGCAGTTTCTCAAAATCTTCACGGATAAGCATCCACTGCTCATCTGTGATATCGGAAACTCTGCCAACGGGTAGCGAGATGGTATTTGATCTCAACAGCATAATATATTTCCCATCTTTTGTTTTTAAGCCGAGTTCAACATACCAGCTTTTACCCGGAGAATCCACTTTGATATACCAGTTCCGAGTATCAACTGCTGCAGGAATATCTTTGCTGATAACCGATTTTTGTCCCAAAACTTCATACACACGCAAAACCGTTTGGGATTGTCCAAAAATATCCCGCCCGTATTTTTTTCTGACTTTTGCTTTTGTCTTATCTGCTATATCCCAATAAGCAAACATCCAGTACGGGTCTCTTGGTAAAACCACAAGCCGGTCCTCATCATATCTTTCCGGTATTGCATAGCCGGTATCAATATACAACTGCCCTGTTCCCTCTTCTTTTTTTCTGCCCATCGGTGATGATGGATTTTTTGCCATAAAACCCCCTATGAAGGCAGGTAAAAAGTATAAATAAAAGGTTAAAATTAAAGGTATAAATTAAAATAAAATCCAGAAATTTTACCCTTTACCCTTTAACCTTTAACCTGTCTTTTCAATGTCTCTGTGTTTTAATATCACAGCGAACTTTTTTTTCACAAGATATTCTTTGAGTTGGTTTGCTATTACTACTGAACGATGCCGCCCTCCTGTACAGCCAATCGCGATTGTAAGATATGATTTTCCTTCTTTGATATATTTCGGGATAATTTCTGAAATCATACTAAAAAATTGTTTGATAAACTTCTTGGTATCGCTAAAATGCAGCAGATAGTTTCTTACTTTATTCTCGTTCCCTGTCCGATTCTTCAGTTCTGCCACATAATTTGGATTTGCTAAAAACCGCACATCCATAACTATATCTGCATCTGACGGGATGCCATACTTGTATCCAAACGAAATCACAGTAAGTCGCATCTCTTCTTTTTGTGAAATTTTTAACAACCCTGCGATTGTTTCTTTCAACCCTTGAAGTGTCAACTCCGTA
This DNA window, taken from Elusimicrobiota bacterium, encodes the following:
- a CDS encoding alpha-amylase/4-alpha-glucanotransferase domain-containing protein, with translation MKKINFIFGVHNHQPIGNFDNVFEHAVKQAYQPFLDVIEKHPTIKIVFHYTGCLIDWLEEHKPEILVRLQKLIENKQAEILTGGYYEPILPVIPDRDKLGQIAKLTDYIKNKFAFTPKGLWLAERVWEPSLAKILNEAGVEFVVLDDAHFLASGIDEKKLRGYFVTEEQGVQLKIFPINQKLRYLTPFALPEESIKYLQNEITDDPSTLLVMADDGEKFGLWPDTYKTCYEKKWLEKFFTMLEQNADWLTTTTFSEYLNQFPAADRIYLPTASYFEMSEWSLPAKSQVDFQALAKNADNNLKRFLKGGIWRNFLTKYPESNNMHKKMLYVSEKIRQISRIADKQVSNKNSSSLNRSTAQPLNHLYKAQCNCAYWHGIFGGLYLPHLRYAVYKNLIEAEQKSEVRSQKSEVEIVDFDKDSYDEIIMSSKNFNIYVKPSYGGAVFELDFKPLHNSPINLTNILTRRYEAYHKKIDLAVVKKVEEVGDSETDAIPLPDMVFAKEEGLKNYLKYDWYNRYSLLDHFLHPDTTLEAFSKCEYGEQGDFIIEPYKFELKKKGGVAVILERNGSVWCNNKKYPVRVVKTIKPSIKNTISVDYKIKNLADESISLWFGSEFNISFSEPEVENLVSPSTPSPPSKKFVVKDNGYNFMLLFEFSDECEIWSFPVYTVSLSEAGFEKMYQQTAIFPNWKFTLLPKTTLQTSFKLTVSNFNL
- a CDS encoding PTS sugar transporter subunit IIB, producing the protein MSIVLIRIDDRLIHGQVIEGWLKTIRVDRILVASDEVAKDELQKQLMAIAIPEDVKLTITGIDDSVKIINDGHSTKERILVLVPDIQSVLRMAEQNVDIESVNLGGLHWSEGKKQYLKSVSLDEQDIGHLEEIKKKGIEIEARALPMDDRIDILKLIEEQSGKK
- a CDS encoding DUF4912 domain-containing protein, which produces MAKNPSSPMGRKKEEGTGQLYIDTGYAIPERYDEDRLVVLPRDPYWMFAYWDIADKTKAKVRKKYGRDIFGQSQTVLRVYEVLGQKSVISKDIPAAVDTRNWYIKVDSPGKSWYVELGLKTKDGKYIMLLRSNTISLPVGRVSDITDEQWMLIREDFEKLLKLSGVDRIGIGSLEMAKFLAKRWEFLGMVSSGAFSGISSRGFKIPQVGLRKFWLLADAELIVYGATEPTANISVNNKPIKLNPDGTFSIRVDFPDGKKEFVIKAVSADKIDTKKITITADRKTK
- a CDS encoding 1,4-alpha-glucan branching protein domain-containing protein, giving the protein MEKGYLCLVLHAHLPYIRHPEYDDFLEEDWLFEALTETYIPLLDMFERLILDGVDFRITMSLTPTLCGMFADELLQNRYLKHLDKLVELSERELSRCRNHHRIFYNTALMYNRKFKKCREVFSRYKKNLLSGFKKIQDAGKLEIITCCATHGFLPLMGDDSGWKSKSAQIKIAVSDYTEKFKKKPNGIWLAECAYYPGDDKILKENGIRYFFVETHGVLFGTPRPRCGVFAPVYCPSGVAAFARDMESAHQVWSAEIGYPGDYRYREFYRDIGYDLNYDYISPYLHSDGIRRNIGIKYYKITGNVPLSNKQPYSYDDAKEAAATHAGNFMFNREKQVEYLIDIIKRKPIVVSMYDAELFGHWWYEGPEFLEFLFKKIYYDQKTIKTITPSEYLKRYPDNQVIQPSMSSWGDKGYNEVWLNGSNDWIYRHLHKAAERMIELAQANPAATGLTKRALNQSARELVLAQSSDWAFIMTTGTMIPYALKRTKDHIYNFTKLYEQIKKNQIDEQFLVWLENKNNIFPNIDYKAYL
- the rapZ gene encoding RNase adapter RapZ, encoding MKTQFFIITGISGAGKSQAIKCFEDLGFFCVDNLPLFLLEKFVSLTVASKETRYKKIALGIDIREGENLADFPRIISDLAIRPQIVFIDASNETILRRFSETRRKHPLGRLVAEAIKTERAILSNIKAQASKVIDTTELTLQGLKETIAGLLKISQKEEMRLTVISFGYKYGIPSDADIVMDVRFLANPNYVAELKNRTGNENKVRNYLLHFSDTKKFIKQFFSMISEIIPKYIKEGKSYLTIAIGCTGGRHRSVVIANQLKEYLVKKKFAVILKHRDIEKTG
- a CDS encoding 1,4-alpha-glucan branching protein domain-containing protein, translating into MNKNIACSGSFCFVLHSHLPFVKKAGVWPFGEEWLLEGMLETYIPLLDILYELKEQKIPYRIVIGITPVLAEQLADEYFLKRFEEFMSAKIQRASFDIDKFSARHQPEYRQLSEFYKNNFVKILDNFHNKYNRNIITAFKKLQDDGNIEIITSAATHGYLPLLSRNSSVYAQLKIGIDTYRKHFGRKPKGIWLPECAYRGGQIVHITKNESYYRPSIDELLASLGIEYFIVDSHAIEGGEAYWGGKRSGIYGEIKAPAVDYTKKTGRNTAIPYLTKSGVVAFGRNRETGLLVWSGEYGYPGDGNYREFHKKDYDSGLQYWKITSTKIDLGLKEIYQYQNTVCRINENADHFNTVVERILADYNKSTNEFGMVISPYDTELFGHWWFEGIEWLKQVLIKTSKNPTISLMTPSEYLQKYPPKLVAELPESSWGDGGGHYVWFNDETKWMWPYIHDAEVQMEDIVQKFIHGDVSTNTTRALNQSARELLLLQSSDWPFLITTKQAKEYAAERFLQHYNRFCRLVSGLKEGGGMGGRTESAEFLGFLTEIEEIDSVFTEIDYRKFARREPPARRR